One genomic segment of Sphingomonas sp. KR3-1 includes these proteins:
- a CDS encoding DUF2958 domain-containing protein, with translation MILLPDDLRVILRAYAEAHLAAQRSHAAEPDPVPVLKLFNPLSAATWLATEIDVDGDTLFGLADLGFGCPELGSFSIAELASVRLRYGLLIERDTAFRTPFALSVWTQWSSHAGSILWAETLLRRVALARGIPDPSGP, from the coding sequence ATGATCCTGCTCCCCGATGATCTGCGCGTGATCCTGCGCGCCTATGCCGAGGCGCATCTCGCGGCCCAGCGTTCCCATGCGGCGGAGCCCGATCCCGTGCCGGTTCTCAAGCTGTTCAACCCCTTGAGCGCCGCGACATGGCTGGCGACCGAAATCGACGTCGATGGCGACACCTTGTTCGGGCTCGCCGATCTCGGATTCGGCTGCCCCGAACTCGGATCGTTCAGCATCGCTGAACTGGCTTCGGTGCGCCTGCGCTACGGTCTGCTGATCGAGCGCGACACCGCCTTTCGGACCCCGTTCGCGCTGTCGGTTTGGACGCAGTGGTCGAGCCATGCGGGCTCGATCCTCTGGGCCGAAACCCTGCTTCGCCGCGTCGCGCTGGCGCGCGGCATCCCCGATCCCTCCGGACCCTGA
- a CDS encoding lytic transglycosylase domain-containing protein, with protein sequence MDPLRFALAPLMLALPGPAAADAVARWQPFIAEASQRFGIPETWIVRVMRAESGGMTAIDGRPIRSTKGAMGLMQLMPGTWSDMRARLGLGADPDDPRDNILAGTCYLRLMYDRFGYPGLFAAYNAGPGRYAEWLAGRATLRAETIAYVAKVAPAGRVAQTAAIEAPTPPLFAVRRELADVAAQDAANRPRSLLFAVRKDPQ encoded by the coding sequence ATGGACCCGCTGAGGTTCGCGCTCGCCCCGCTGATGCTCGCGCTGCCGGGCCCTGCGGCGGCCGACGCGGTGGCGCGCTGGCAGCCCTTCATCGCCGAAGCCTCGCAGCGCTTCGGCATCCCCGAGACCTGGATCGTCCGGGTGATGCGCGCCGAGAGCGGAGGGATGACCGCGATCGACGGACGCCCGATCCGTTCGACCAAGGGCGCGATGGGGCTGATGCAGCTGATGCCGGGAACCTGGTCGGACATGCGTGCGCGGCTCGGCCTCGGCGCCGATCCGGACGATCCGCGCGACAATATCCTCGCCGGTACTTGCTACCTTCGGCTGATGTACGACCGGTTCGGCTATCCCGGCCTGTTCGCCGCGTACAATGCCGGGCCGGGCCGCTATGCCGAGTGGCTCGCCGGTCGCGCCACTTTGCGCGCCGAGACGATCGCCTATGTGGCGAAGGTCGCGCCAGCCGGCCGAGTTGCACAGACAGCGGCAATCGAAGCGCCCACGCCGCCCTTGTTCGCGGTGCGGCGCGAGCTTGCCGATGTTGCTGCGCAGGATGCTGCCAATAGGCCCCGATCGCTCCTGTTCGCAGTGCGGAAGGACCCGCAATGA
- a CDS encoding zincin-like metallopeptidase domain-containing protein — MRKTNNRGAKGERGDLYRQVTARIVAELEAGRLPWVQPWGSAGIGPCLPHNAATKRPYSGINILLLWGAAQERGFAGQGWLTFRQALGAGGAVRKGERGTTVFYADSFVPKEEKARAAETGEDAKAVTFLKRFTVFHIDQCDGLPEGLGGEAAPVSEADQVPLAEAVIAASGVPFRIGGDEAYYAPGLDMVVVPPQRAFFAPINFYRTALHELTHATGHAKRLGRQLLNAFGSKDYAREELVAEMGSAFLCAALGIVPTVRHADYIGAWLAVLRDDNRAIFRAASQASKAADWLLTRHREAEEAAAALPQAGRIAA, encoded by the coding sequence ATGCGCAAGACCAACAACCGTGGAGCCAAAGGCGAGCGGGGCGATCTGTATCGGCAAGTGACGGCGCGGATCGTCGCCGAGCTGGAGGCGGGACGGCTTCCATGGGTGCAGCCTTGGGGCAGCGCCGGGATCGGACCCTGCCTGCCGCATAATGCGGCAACCAAGCGGCCCTATTCGGGGATCAACATCCTGCTGCTCTGGGGCGCCGCGCAGGAGCGCGGCTTTGCCGGGCAGGGCTGGCTGACCTTTCGCCAAGCGCTCGGCGCGGGTGGCGCGGTGCGCAAGGGCGAGCGCGGGACCACGGTCTTCTATGCCGATAGCTTCGTGCCCAAAGAGGAAAAGGCGCGGGCTGCCGAGACAGGGGAAGACGCGAAGGCGGTCACCTTCCTCAAGCGTTTCACCGTCTTCCATATCGACCAGTGCGACGGCCTGCCCGAGGGACTGGGCGGGGAGGCGGCGCCCGTGTCCGAGGCCGATCAGGTCCCGCTTGCCGAGGCCGTGATTGCCGCCTCGGGCGTGCCGTTCCGAATCGGCGGCGACGAAGCCTATTATGCTCCCGGACTGGATATGGTTGTGGTGCCGCCGCAGCGGGCCTTCTTCGCGCCGATCAACTTCTACCGCACCGCGCTCCACGAACTGACCCACGCCACCGGCCACGCCAAGCGTCTTGGACGCCAGCTGCTCAATGCGTTCGGCAGCAAGGACTATGCTCGCGAGGAACTGGTCGCCGAGATGGGTTCGGCATTCCTCTGCGCTGCGCTCGGTATCGTCCCCACGGTACGCCATGCCGACTATATCGGCGCGTGGCTCGCGGTGCTGCGCGACGACAATCGCGCGATCTTCCGCGCCGCCTCCCAAGCCAGCAAGGCCGCCGACTGGCTGCTGACGCGCCATCGCGAGGCCGAAGAAGCCGCCGCCGCGCTCCCGCAGGCCGGGAGGATCGCCGCATGA
- a CDS encoding S26 family signal peptidase — MSPDDLRVRARVWRWILVGLACFWATLATLAFPPAPRLVWNASDSAPQGLYRVFPGTAPGRGDMVIAWAPAPYRHLAATRHYLPGNVPLVKRVAALAGDRVCATGPSIRVDGKQVATRLAVDGKGRPMPWWEGCRTLPPGEYLLLMDAPASFDGRYFGISRADQLVGKARPLWTR; from the coding sequence ATGAGCCCCGATGATCTGCGGGTGCGGGCACGCGTCTGGCGATGGATCCTGGTCGGTCTCGCCTGCTTCTGGGCGACGCTCGCGACCCTGGCCTTTCCGCCGGCGCCGCGCCTCGTCTGGAACGCGAGCGACAGCGCCCCGCAAGGGCTCTACCGGGTGTTCCCGGGCACTGCGCCGGGTCGCGGCGATATGGTGATTGCCTGGGCGCCGGCGCCCTATCGGCACCTTGCTGCGACCCGACACTACCTCCCGGGCAATGTGCCGCTGGTGAAGCGTGTCGCCGCGCTCGCCGGGGATCGAGTCTGTGCGACCGGCCCCTCGATCCGCGTCGACGGCAAGCAGGTCGCGACCCGGCTCGCCGTGGATGGCAAGGGCCGGCCTATGCCCTGGTGGGAGGGCTGCCGGACCCTGCCTCCCGGCGAGTATCTCCTGCTGATGGATGCGCCCGCGTCGTTCGACGGGCGCTATTTCGGGATCAGCCGCGCCGACCAGTTGGTCGGCAAAGCGAGGCCGCTATGGACCCGCTGA
- a CDS encoding excalibur calcium-binding domain-containing protein, producing MRTLLLVWGAVAIGTWAAMPQLLAVSSAVTTTPEQRAAIERSAYYRNCNDARAAGAAPMYRGQAGYREGLDGDSDGIACEPYRQ from the coding sequence GTGCGCACGCTGCTGCTGGTCTGGGGCGCCGTCGCCATCGGCACCTGGGCCGCGATGCCACAGCTGCTGGCGGTCTCGAGTGCGGTGACCACCACCCCCGAGCAGCGCGCGGCGATCGAGCGATCCGCCTATTATCGCAACTGCAATGATGCGCGCGCGGCCGGCGCCGCCCCGATGTATCGCGGCCAGGCGGGATATCGCGAGGGGCTGGATGGAGATTCGGACGGGATCGCCTGCGAGCCCTACCGGCAATGA
- a CDS encoding winged helix-turn-helix domain-containing protein, translating to MADPETQLRGGPLCFGPFRLSPGERLLTKDGEPVEIGGRSFDLLVVLTEQPGRVLSKRELLKRVWPDVIVEDGSLRFHMAALRKLLGDGTDGARYIATQIGVGYAFVSPIERQGAPVPEVVTRPLAGDIRVPARLPHLIGRERDVAFLMERVIDTPLFSIVGAAGLGKTSLAIELGHRLAPAFANRVAFVDFSMLENPAIVPSMIAGAMGVTDRRNDPLAAILEHIGHEPFLLILDNCEHLIEQAASVAERIVSEAPGARIVSTSREPLRIRDEHVLRLEALEFPGELDGRTLEELRAFPAVRLFCERATAADSALTIDYEAMQLIAQMCRRLGGLALPIELAAVRAATHGIVATARQLGERFSLVWPGRRTAQPRQQTMQAMLDWSYDLLSPAEQVVLERISVFVGPFSIDAAVEVVADAGILADEVAAAMDSLTSKSLLVPDTSRRTSTYRLLEMTRAYAREKLALRGRDAQREIARRHANYFLGELEAAEEAINLPQGTGQLRLQLGNIRNALDWSFGSQGDPKIAIPLAAVSAPLFLALSHRIECRAWCSRALERIREYPCDDSLKTQLEAAFRIAG from the coding sequence GTGGCAGACCCAGAGACACAGCTTCGCGGCGGCCCCCTATGCTTCGGCCCTTTCCGCCTGTCGCCGGGCGAGCGACTGCTGACCAAGGACGGCGAGCCGGTCGAGATCGGCGGGCGGTCGTTTGATCTGCTTGTCGTGCTGACCGAACAACCGGGGCGCGTGCTCTCCAAGCGCGAGTTGCTCAAGCGCGTCTGGCCGGACGTGATAGTCGAGGATGGCAGCCTGCGCTTCCATATGGCGGCACTGCGCAAGCTGCTCGGGGACGGCACCGATGGCGCGCGCTACATCGCGACCCAGATCGGCGTCGGCTATGCCTTTGTCAGTCCCATCGAGCGGCAGGGCGCGCCTGTGCCGGAGGTGGTCACCCGTCCGCTCGCGGGTGACATCCGGGTCCCTGCCCGCCTGCCGCATCTGATCGGGCGCGAGCGTGACGTGGCGTTCCTGATGGAACGCGTGATCGACACGCCTCTCTTCTCGATCGTCGGGGCGGCCGGCCTGGGCAAGACCTCGCTCGCGATCGAACTCGGGCACCGGCTGGCACCCGCCTTCGCCAACCGCGTCGCCTTCGTCGATTTCAGCATGCTCGAAAACCCGGCGATCGTACCGTCGATGATCGCCGGTGCCATGGGTGTCACCGATCGGAGGAATGATCCGCTCGCAGCAATACTCGAGCATATCGGCCACGAGCCGTTCCTCTTGATCCTCGACAATTGCGAGCATCTCATCGAGCAGGCCGCCAGCGTCGCCGAGCGGATCGTCTCCGAAGCGCCCGGAGCGCGGATCGTGAGCACCTCGCGCGAGCCCCTTCGCATACGCGACGAGCATGTGCTGCGCCTCGAGGCGCTGGAGTTTCCGGGCGAACTGGATGGTCGGACGCTGGAGGAACTGCGCGCCTTCCCCGCGGTGCGGCTATTCTGCGAACGCGCCACCGCCGCTGACAGCGCGCTGACAATCGACTATGAAGCCATGCAACTGATTGCCCAGATGTGCCGGCGGCTCGGCGGCCTTGCGCTGCCGATCGAGCTCGCCGCGGTGCGCGCAGCCACCCATGGTATCGTCGCTACCGCACGCCAACTCGGCGAACGGTTCAGTCTCGTCTGGCCGGGCCGGCGAACGGCGCAGCCGCGCCAGCAGACCATGCAGGCGATGCTCGACTGGAGCTACGACCTGCTCTCACCCGCCGAGCAAGTCGTCCTCGAGCGCATATCGGTATTCGTCGGGCCATTCTCGATCGACGCGGCAGTTGAAGTGGTCGCCGACGCGGGGATATTGGCGGATGAAGTAGCGGCAGCCATGGATAGCCTGACGTCCAAGTCGCTGCTCGTGCCGGACACGTCGCGGCGCACTTCCACCTACCGGCTGCTCGAAATGACGCGCGCTTATGCTCGAGAAAAGCTGGCATTGCGTGGCCGCGACGCGCAGCGCGAAATCGCGCGTCGCCACGCCAACTATTTCCTCGGCGAACTCGAAGCGGCTGAGGAAGCGATAAACCTACCGCAGGGCACAGGCCAGTTGCGCCTTCAGCTCGGCAACATCCGCAACGCGCTCGATTGGAGCTTTGGCTCCCAAGGCGACCCGAAGATCGCCATCCCGCTAGCTGCAGTAAGCGCGCCGTTGTTCCTCGCGCTCTCTCACAGGATTGAGTGCCGCGCCTGGTGCTCCCGGGCACTCGAGCGAATTAGGGAATATCCGTGTGACGATTCCCTCAAAACGCAACTTGAGGCGGCATTCCGGATTGCTGGGTAG
- a CDS encoding ParB/RepB/Spo0J family partition protein: MQLQFIALDRLTVSKANMRHGKAPPDVSDILPTIRKRGVIQSLLVRPGPEPEHFQIDAGSRRFHAAGLDAAEKEIAPSDYLLPCGILEDGDDAAAIEASLIENMARLDPDEVRQWEAFAKLAKQGQSPEAIGLTFGLPELAVRRTLALGNLLPRLRDLYRRDKIDRVTIRHLTLASKVQQKDWLALFDDPEQRAPSGNQIKAWLFGGATIPTANALFPLDGYSGIVVADLFGEGGYFAHAEAFWAAQNAEIEVRTTAYLDAGWSAVAVVPATEHFHSWEYEKTPKKKGGRVYVDVRANGEVVFHEGYLSRREVAQRAKGEQPDAPKPPPPEISSGLQCYVDLHRHAAVRTAMLAKPGVALRLMAAHVIGTGAAQYSVKPDNRSAPSDAVAESAECARAETVFDEKRRAALAVLGFGEDEANLVHGYGVGHEVTAIFERLVELPDAVVMELVAVAMGETLARGSAEVEALGLHLGVDMADWWEADTAFFDLIRDKEVLGQIVGEVAGARVADANRQEKTKTLKTIVVAHLEGADGRPKVERWVPKWMAFPPAAYTGRGGVGTVKAHGRMLGARPVLPDPEPGEVEEKLAA, translated from the coding sequence ATGCAATTGCAGTTCATCGCGCTCGACCGGCTTACGGTCAGCAAGGCCAATATGCGCCACGGCAAGGCGCCGCCCGATGTGAGCGACATCCTTCCCACGATCCGCAAGCGCGGGGTGATCCAGTCGCTGCTGGTCCGCCCCGGACCCGAGCCGGAGCATTTCCAGATCGACGCGGGAAGCCGCCGCTTCCACGCGGCGGGGCTGGACGCCGCCGAGAAGGAAATCGCGCCAAGCGACTATCTGCTGCCCTGCGGCATCCTCGAAGACGGCGACGATGCCGCCGCCATCGAGGCCTCGCTGATCGAGAATATGGCGCGGCTCGATCCCGACGAGGTGCGGCAATGGGAAGCGTTCGCCAAGCTGGCGAAGCAGGGCCAGAGCCCCGAGGCAATCGGGCTTACCTTCGGCCTGCCCGAGCTTGCCGTGCGCCGCACGCTCGCGCTCGGCAATCTGCTGCCGCGCCTGCGCGACCTTTACCGCCGCGACAAGATCGACCGGGTGACGATCCGCCACCTGACCCTTGCCAGCAAGGTCCAGCAGAAGGACTGGCTGGCGCTGTTCGACGATCCCGAGCAGCGCGCGCCGAGCGGCAACCAGATCAAGGCGTGGCTGTTCGGCGGGGCGACCATCCCGACCGCCAACGCGCTGTTCCCGCTGGACGGCTATTCGGGCATTGTGGTCGCCGACTTGTTCGGCGAAGGCGGCTATTTCGCCCACGCGGAGGCGTTCTGGGCCGCGCAGAATGCCGAGATCGAGGTGCGCACCACCGCCTATCTCGACGCCGGATGGAGCGCGGTCGCGGTCGTCCCCGCGACCGAGCATTTCCACAGTTGGGAATATGAGAAGACGCCGAAAAAGAAGGGCGGGCGGGTTTATGTCGATGTCCGCGCCAATGGCGAGGTCGTCTTTCACGAAGGCTATCTCAGCCGCCGCGAGGTTGCACAGCGCGCCAAAGGGGAGCAGCCGGACGCGCCCAAGCCGCCGCCTCCCGAGATCAGCTCGGGTTTGCAATGCTATGTCGATCTGCACCGGCACGCGGCGGTTCGCACCGCGATGCTCGCCAAGCCCGGCGTGGCGCTTCGCCTGATGGCGGCGCACGTCATCGGCACCGGCGCGGCGCAATATTCGGTGAAGCCCGACAACCGTAGCGCACCGAGCGATGCGGTCGCCGAGAGCGCCGAATGCGCCCGCGCCGAGACGGTGTTCGACGAGAAGCGCCGCGCGGCGCTGGCGGTACTGGGGTTCGGCGAGGACGAGGCCAACCTCGTCCACGGCTATGGCGTCGGCCATGAAGTGACCGCCATCTTCGAGCGGCTGGTGGAGCTTCCCGATGCCGTCGTCATGGAACTGGTCGCGGTGGCGATGGGCGAGACGCTGGCGCGGGGCTCCGCCGAAGTCGAGGCGCTGGGGCTGCATCTCGGCGTGGACATGGCCGATTGGTGGGAAGCCGATACCGCCTTTTTCGACCTGATCCGCGACAAGGAGGTGCTGGGCCAGATCGTCGGCGAAGTCGCGGGTGCGCGGGTCGCCGATGCCAACAGGCAGGAGAAGACCAAGACCCTCAAGACCATCGTCGTCGCGCATCTGGAAGGCGCGGACGGTCGTCCCAAGGTCGAGCGCTGGGTGCCGAAATGGATGGCGTTCCCGCCCGCCGCCTATACCGGGCGGGGCGGGGTCGGCACGGTCAAGGCCCATGGCCGGATGCTCGGCGCACGGCCTGTTCTGCCGGACCCTGAGCCGGGTGAGGTCGAGGAGAAGCTGGCGGCCTGA
- a CDS encoding helix-turn-helix domain-containing protein — protein MDDELARAERAKRGSPYLSTAQAAHYLGISERTLQRMRGGKSKDPGPTPRRHAHMVIYHIDDLDAWSRDTFKGKKP, from the coding sequence ATGGACGACGAACTTGCCCGGGCCGAACGCGCAAAGCGCGGCAGCCCCTATCTGAGCACGGCGCAGGCCGCGCATTATCTCGGCATTTCCGAACGCACGCTGCAGCGGATGCGCGGCGGGAAGTCCAAGGATCCGGGTCCGACGCCGCGTCGCCACGCGCATATGGTCATCTACCATATCGACGATCTCGACGCCTGGTCGCGCGATACCTTCAAGGGCAAAAAGCCATGA
- a CDS encoding SDR family NAD(P)-dependent oxidoreductase, with translation MARTWLVTGSSRGFGRALCEAIIASGDNLLATARDPAQLAGLGDGHHPARFATAKLDVTSEADAATAVATAIDAFGELDVLVNNAGYGDVGSVEDTTLDSFRRQIETNLFGTIIMTKAAIPHMRERRRGHIVQFSSVGGRIGAPGRSPYSAAKWGVEGFSEVLAQEMKLIGVRVTVVEPGGFRTDFAGSSTRLEAGRAEYDAVVGNASRMQAASNGKQRGDPRLGARAILDVVASDSPPLRLPLGSDAVGLIERFDKARLAELEQWRAVSLSTDFPPEG, from the coding sequence ATGGCACGAACCTGGCTGGTGACCGGCAGTTCGCGGGGCTTCGGGCGCGCGCTGTGCGAGGCCATTATCGCGTCCGGCGACAATCTGCTTGCGACGGCGCGGGATCCCGCGCAGCTCGCGGGCCTGGGCGACGGGCATCACCCCGCGCGCTTCGCCACCGCGAAGCTCGACGTGACCAGCGAGGCCGACGCGGCCACCGCGGTGGCGACTGCAATCGACGCGTTCGGCGAGCTCGATGTGCTCGTCAACAATGCCGGCTACGGCGATGTCGGCTCGGTCGAGGACACGACGCTCGACAGCTTCCGCCGCCAGATCGAGACCAACCTGTTCGGCACGATCATCATGACCAAGGCGGCGATCCCGCACATGCGCGAACGGCGCCGGGGGCATATCGTCCAGTTCTCCTCGGTCGGCGGTCGGATCGGCGCGCCCGGTCGCTCGCCCTATTCGGCGGCAAAATGGGGCGTGGAGGGCTTTTCCGAAGTGCTCGCGCAGGAAATGAAACTGATCGGCGTACGGGTGACGGTTGTCGAGCCGGGCGGCTTCCGCACCGACTTCGCCGGATCCTCGACCAGGCTGGAGGCGGGACGCGCCGAATATGATGCGGTGGTCGGCAATGCTTCGCGCATGCAGGCCGCATCCAACGGCAAGCAGCGCGGCGATCCGCGCCTGGGCGCCCGGGCGATTTTGGACGTGGTCGCTTCGGACTCCCCGCCCCTCCGCCTCCCCCTTGGCAGCGACGCGGTCGGTCTGATCGAGCGTTTCGACAAGGCGCGTCTTGCGGAGCTGGAGCAATGGCGCGCGGTCAGCCTCTCCACCGATTTCCCGCCGGAAGGCTGA
- the rlxS gene encoding relaxase/mobilization nuclease RlxS (I built this because a sul1 chimera in AMR looks like the C-terminus.), with translation MSDDGEFTPRLGRMRNRGGGKRARRYLSTVVAAAARSAEKGEIRSRRFDGSRIGRGASMGRLLSSRDRLAAFRARRAVVKTRLVRLGGKGLSAARAHLRYIQRDGVTREGAPGELYSAEHARADGKAFLERSAGDRHQFRFIVSAEDGSEYPDLKPYIRRLMTQMEADLGTRLDWVAVDHFNTAHPHTHIMLRGVDDLGQNLVIAREYISHGIRTRAAELATLDLGPRTDQEIEARLRHDIGEERVTAIDRRLIQAMDSDRVVSSADSDPFQQSLRAGRLQKLASLGLADNLGGGRWQLAEDLEATLKAMSERGDIIRTMQRELTARKLERPWLGRSVFGAGDAAVEPIVGRIIARGFADEHNDRHFLLVDGVDGHAHYIDIGRGDATGPLAEGSIVEVRARSLEVRDADRVVAEVAAANAGRYSVDLHLRHDPTATQAFAEAHVRRLEAMRRAGAGVEREPDGSWTIAADHLDRAASYEARRYRDQPAEVVILSAAPLEQLRDADAATWVDRELASGDAQPIRDAGFGREVRSALAARRQWLVKHGLADSDGDRVRLRANALAALRRRELLRVGGQLSGELGKAFAEARPGDAIGGRLTRQIDLISGRFALVEKSREFTLVPWRPVLERQVGNQVGGIMRADGVNWQFGRGRAGPEIT, from the coding sequence ATGAGCGATGACGGAGAGTTCACCCCGCGTCTGGGCAGGATGCGCAACCGCGGCGGCGGTAAGCGCGCGCGGCGCTACCTTTCGACCGTCGTCGCTGCCGCGGCCCGCTCCGCCGAGAAGGGTGAGATCCGCAGCCGGCGGTTCGACGGCAGCCGGATCGGCCGTGGCGCCAGCATGGGCAGGTTGCTCTCCAGCCGCGACCGGCTCGCCGCGTTCCGGGCACGGCGCGCGGTGGTCAAGACGCGGCTCGTGCGCCTCGGCGGGAAAGGCCTGTCGGCGGCGCGTGCGCATCTCCGCTATATCCAGCGCGACGGCGTCACCCGCGAAGGTGCGCCGGGCGAGCTCTATTCGGCCGAGCATGCTCGGGCCGACGGCAAAGCATTCCTCGAACGCTCGGCAGGCGACCGCCACCAGTTCCGTTTCATCGTCTCCGCCGAGGACGGGTCCGAGTATCCCGACCTTAAGCCCTATATCCGCCGTCTGATGACGCAGATGGAGGCCGATCTCGGCACGCGTCTCGACTGGGTGGCAGTGGACCATTTCAACACCGCGCACCCGCATACGCACATCATGCTGCGCGGCGTCGACGACCTCGGCCAGAATCTTGTCATCGCCCGCGAGTATATCTCGCACGGCATCCGCACGCGGGCGGCCGAACTGGCGACACTCGATCTGGGACCACGCACCGACCAGGAGATCGAGGCCCGGCTGCGCCATGATATCGGCGAGGAGCGGGTGACCGCGATCGACCGGCGCCTGATCCAGGCGATGGACTCCGATCGCGTCGTGTCCTCGGCGGACAGCGACCCGTTCCAGCAGTCGCTTCGCGCGGGTCGGCTGCAGAAGCTCGCCAGCCTCGGGCTCGCCGACAATTTGGGCGGCGGCCGTTGGCAGCTCGCCGAGGATCTGGAGGCGACCCTTAAGGCGATGAGCGAGCGAGGCGACATCATCCGCACGATGCAGCGCGAGTTGACCGCCCGGAAGCTCGAGCGCCCTTGGCTTGGACGCAGCGTTTTTGGCGCCGGCGACGCCGCCGTCGAACCCATCGTCGGCCGCATTATCGCGAGAGGCTTCGCCGACGAGCATAACGACCGCCATTTCCTGCTCGTCGATGGCGTCGATGGCCATGCCCATTATATTGATATCGGTCGAGGCGATGCGACCGGTCCATTGGCCGAGGGAAGCATCGTCGAAGTGCGCGCGCGCAGCCTGGAGGTCCGCGACGCCGACCGCGTCGTCGCCGAGGTCGCCGCCGCCAATGCCGGGCGATACTCGGTAGATCTCCATCTGCGGCATGATCCCACCGCGACCCAGGCCTTTGCCGAGGCGCATGTCCGCCGGCTCGAGGCGATGCGCCGCGCTGGCGCCGGCGTCGAGCGAGAACCGGACGGAAGCTGGACGATCGCCGCGGACCATCTCGATCGCGCCGCTTCGTACGAGGCCCGCCGCTACCGCGACCAGCCGGCCGAGGTGGTCATCTTATCGGCCGCCCCGCTCGAGCAGTTGCGCGACGCTGATGCCGCGACCTGGGTGGACCGTGAATTGGCTTCTGGCGACGCGCAACCCATACGCGATGCCGGGTTCGGACGAGAGGTTCGTAGTGCGCTGGCTGCGCGTCGCCAATGGTTGGTCAAGCACGGACTGGCAGATTCGGACGGCGACCGCGTGCGGCTACGTGCCAACGCGCTGGCGGCCCTTCGACGCCGGGAATTGCTGCGCGTCGGCGGGCAGTTGTCCGGCGAGCTGGGCAAGGCGTTTGCCGAGGCGCGGCCTGGCGACGCGATTGGGGGCCGGCTCACGCGTCAAATCGATTTGATAAGCGGGCGGTTCGCCCTGGTGGAGAAGAGTCGCGAATTCACGCTCGTGCCCTGGCGGCCGGTACTTGAGCGGCAAGTGGGTAATCAGGTGGGCGGAATCATGCGTGCCGACGGGGTAAATTGGCAGTTCGGGCGGGGAAGGGCCGGGCCGGAAATTACCTAA
- a CDS encoding DUF736 domain-containing protein, with translation MAQIGSFTRDDAGNFTGTIRTLTLNVKAVLKPSPKDNDKAPDYRVTANGGVEFGAGWSKSSREDRPYISVKLDDPSFPAPIYATLAEGEGGAHNLIWSR, from the coding sequence ATGGCACAGATTGGCAGCTTCACCCGCGACGATGCGGGCAATTTCACCGGCACGATCCGCACGCTCACCCTCAACGTGAAGGCGGTCCTCAAGCCCTCGCCCAAGGACAACGACAAGGCGCCCGACTATCGCGTCACCGCCAATGGCGGGGTCGAGTTCGGCGCCGGCTGGAGCAAATCCTCGCGCGAGGATCGGCCCTATATCTCGGTCAAGCTCGACGATCCTTCCTTCCCCGCGCCGATCTACGCGACGCTGGCCGAGGGCGAGGGCGGTGCGCACAATCTGATCTGGTCGCGCTGA